Proteins encoded in a region of the Streptomyces sp. NBC_01298 genome:
- a CDS encoding GDSL-type esterase/lipase family protein: MRTTAPRRRARRTSAGAVAGAAAALMVLATGALTGCSADTAKPGGERGAQAAPRWNTAPASVAAVGDSITRGFDACSVLADCPEASWATGDDPEVRSLAARLLGEAEAPARSWNYAVTGSRMADLPGQLASAAAHKPGLVTVMVGSNDACRPSASSMTPLAAFRSGFEKALAGLRAASPASQVYVSSVPDLQRLWEQGKDDPMVRRIWKLGICQSMLADPTSATAGATARRERVRARVVEYNEVLREVCAKDELCRYDGGAVFQYPFAAEQLSRWDWFHPGKDGQARLAELAHRQVTSAEPPR, encoded by the coding sequence ATGCGCACCACCGCCCCACGCCGCCGCGCGCGTCGGACTTCCGCGGGTGCGGTTGCGGGCGCGGCGGCCGCCCTGATGGTCCTGGCCACCGGTGCGCTGACCGGGTGTTCGGCGGACACGGCGAAGCCCGGGGGCGAGCGCGGGGCGCAGGCGGCCCCGCGGTGGAACACCGCACCGGCCTCGGTCGCCGCCGTGGGCGACTCCATCACGCGCGGTTTCGACGCCTGTTCGGTGCTGGCCGACTGCCCCGAGGCCTCCTGGGCCACCGGCGACGACCCCGAGGTGCGCTCGCTGGCCGCCCGGCTGCTCGGCGAGGCCGAGGCTCCCGCGCGCAGCTGGAACTACGCGGTGACCGGCTCCCGGATGGCGGACCTGCCGGGCCAGCTCGCCTCGGCCGCCGCGCACAAGCCCGGCCTGGTCACGGTGATGGTGGGCTCCAACGACGCCTGCCGGCCCTCCGCGTCGTCGATGACCCCGCTGGCCGCCTTCCGCTCCGGATTCGAGAAGGCGCTGGCCGGTCTGCGGGCGGCCTCGCCGGCCTCGCAGGTGTACGTCTCCAGCGTCCCGGACCTCCAGCGGCTGTGGGAGCAGGGCAAGGACGACCCGATGGTGCGGCGGATCTGGAAGCTGGGCATCTGCCAGTCGATGCTCGCCGATCCGACCTCGGCGACCGCCGGTGCGACGGCCCGGCGGGAGCGGGTGCGGGCGCGCGTGGTCGAGTACAACGAGGTCCTGCGCGAGGTCTGCGCGAAGGACGAACTGTGCCGCTACGACGGCGGCGCGGTCTTCCAGTACCCCTTCGCGGCGGAGCAGTTGAGCCGCTGGGACTGGTTCCATCCGGGCAAGGACGGGCAGGCGCGGCTCGCGGAACTGGCGCACCGACAGGTGACGTCCGCCGAGCCTCCGCGTTGA
- a CDS encoding DUF3145 domain-containing protein has protein sequence MTTRGVLYVHSAPRALCPHVEWAVAGVLGVRVNLDWIRQPASPGTWRAEFSWQAEAGTASKLASALRGWHLLRFEVTAEPCPTAEGERYSSTPHLGIFHAVTGMHGDILIPEDRLRAALARSAHGETDLEEEIAKLLGKPWDDELEPFRYAGEGAPVRWLHQVV, from the coding sequence GTGACGACACGTGGAGTCCTGTACGTGCACTCCGCACCGCGCGCGCTCTGCCCGCACGTGGAATGGGCTGTTGCGGGGGTGCTCGGGGTGCGGGTGAACCTCGACTGGATCCGTCAGCCCGCCTCCCCGGGCACCTGGAGAGCCGAGTTCTCCTGGCAGGCCGAGGCGGGCACCGCCTCGAAACTCGCCTCCGCGCTGCGCGGATGGCACCTGCTCCGCTTCGAAGTGACCGCGGAACCCTGTCCGACCGCCGAGGGCGAGCGCTACAGCTCCACCCCGCACCTGGGCATCTTCCACGCCGTCACCGGCATGCACGGCGACATCCTGATCCCCGAGGACCGGCTGCGCGCCGCCCTCGCCCGGTCCGCGCACGGCGAGACGGACCTGGAGGAGGAGATCGCCAAACTGCTCGGCAAACCCTGGGACGACGAGCTCGAACCCTTCCGCTACGCGGGCGAGGGCGCCCCGGTGCGCTGGCTCCACCAGGTCGTCTGA